A DNA window from Mucilaginibacter xinganensis contains the following coding sequences:
- a CDS encoding aldo/keto reductase — protein sequence MKYNFLGNTGLMVSELCFGTMTFGGKGYWEAIGTIQQDGVNDLMKVVVDSGINFIDTANVYSFGESEKLLGQSIKDLGLNRNELVIATKVRGRMGEGVNDMGLSRYHIFQSVDDSLKRLQMDHIDILYVHGVDPKTAVEETVRALNDIVLTGKVRYIAICNWPAWMVMKAIAIAEKHGWNKFIGLQYFYSLAARDIERELLPLAADQNIAVMPWSPLAGGFLGGKYGRNSEKAEGSRRDTFDFPPINKNKTYDIIDEATAIGKQHNVSIAEVALAWVRQQKGVTSTIIGAKNVDQLNANVKSTQLTLSADDLTKLDEVSALAKEYPEWMVERQSADRLLKS from the coding sequence TACAATTTTTTAGGAAACACCGGACTGATGGTGTCTGAACTTTGCTTCGGCACCATGACCTTTGGTGGTAAAGGCTATTGGGAAGCTATTGGCACCATACAACAGGATGGTGTAAACGACCTAATGAAGGTTGTAGTAGATTCTGGCATCAACTTTATTGACACAGCTAACGTTTATTCGTTCGGGGAATCTGAAAAGCTGCTCGGACAGTCAATAAAAGATCTTGGCCTTAACCGCAACGAACTGGTAATTGCTACCAAAGTGCGCGGCCGTATGGGCGAAGGCGTAAACGATATGGGACTTTCGCGCTATCACATTTTTCAATCTGTTGATGACAGCCTGAAACGTTTACAGATGGACCACATCGACATTTTATATGTGCATGGTGTTGACCCCAAAACTGCTGTTGAGGAAACTGTACGTGCGCTTAACGACATTGTGCTTACAGGTAAGGTTCGATACATAGCTATTTGTAACTGGCCGGCCTGGATGGTAATGAAAGCAATTGCTATTGCCGAAAAACATGGCTGGAACAAATTTATTGGCCTGCAGTATTTTTACTCGCTGGCCGCCCGCGATATTGAACGGGAATTGCTGCCATTGGCCGCTGATCAAAACATAGCAGTTATGCCGTGGAGCCCGCTTGCAGGCGGCTTTCTTGGCGGCAAATATGGCCGCAATTCAGAGAAAGCCGAAGGCAGCCGACGGGATACTTTTGACTTCCCTCCAATTAATAAAAATAAAACCTACGATATTATTGATGAGGCGACAGCCATTGGCAAGCAACACAATGTTTCGATCGCCGAAGTTGCATTGGCCTGGGTTCGTCAGCAAAAAGGGGTTACCAGTACCATCATCGGCGCCAAAAACGTCGATCAGCTCAATGCAAACGTCAAATCAACCCAGCTAACACTATCTGCAGATGACCTTACCAAACTTGATGAGGTAAGCGCGTTAGCAAAAGAGTACCCTGAATGGATGGTTGAAAGGCAGTCGGCCGACAGGCTGCTTAAATCTTAG
- a CDS encoding threonine aldolase family protein: protein MIVDLRSDTVTKPTPGMLEAMFNAKIGDDVFGEDETVNTLEAKAADMFGMEAGIFCPSGTMTNQIAIKCFTQPLDELIADQTAHVYRYEGGGIAFNSRVSTRLLNGYRGIITAEMIEPEINAENIHYPHSSLVVLENTVNKGGGSCYALEQIKPIAELCESKGLKLHLDGARIFNALAHTGDSAIDYGKYFDGISVCLSKGLGAPVGSVFLADKVTIKYARRIRKVFGGGMRQAGFLAAAGIYALDHHVERLKIDHSHAQILAEELANCGWVANVLPQETNIVLFDTVEPASVILQKLEEKGIKALSTDKHRIRFVLHLDVHPEQVEYTVNVLKSL, encoded by the coding sequence ATGATTGTTGATCTAAGAAGCGATACTGTTACCAAACCTACTCCGGGAATGCTGGAGGCGATGTTTAATGCCAAAATAGGTGATGACGTATTTGGTGAGGATGAAACCGTAAACACACTGGAAGCAAAAGCTGCTGATATGTTCGGTATGGAAGCCGGGATCTTTTGTCCTTCAGGCACCATGACCAACCAAATCGCCATAAAATGCTTCACCCAGCCGCTTGATGAACTAATTGCGGATCAAACCGCGCACGTGTACAGGTACGAAGGTGGGGGCATTGCTTTTAATTCAAGAGTGTCAACACGCTTATTGAACGGTTACCGCGGCATTATTACTGCCGAAATGATTGAACCTGAGATCAACGCGGAGAATATCCATTACCCGCACAGCAGCCTTGTTGTGCTTGAAAATACGGTGAATAAGGGCGGGGGCAGTTGCTACGCACTTGAACAAATAAAGCCAATAGCTGAGCTTTGTGAAAGCAAGGGACTAAAGCTACATCTGGATGGTGCCCGCATTTTTAATGCATTGGCACATACGGGCGATAGTGCAATTGATTATGGCAAATATTTTGACGGAATCTCCGTGTGCCTGTCAAAGGGATTGGGTGCCCCGGTTGGTTCAGTATTTTTGGCCGATAAGGTTACTATTAAATACGCCCGCAGAATCAGGAAAGTTTTTGGCGGAGGTATGCGCCAGGCCGGTTTCCTGGCAGCGGCTGGTATTTACGCGCTCGACCATCATGTTGAGCGATTGAAAATTGATCATTCCCATGCGCAGATCCTGGCAGAGGAACTTGCCAATTGCGGTTGGGTAGCCAATGTATTACCACAGGAAACAAATATAGTGTTGTTTGATACGGTTGAACCGGCCAGCGTGATTCTGCAAAAGCTGGAAGAAAAAGGCATAAAAGCCTTGTCAACCGATAAACACCGCATCCGTTTTGTATTACATCTCGACGTACACCCGGAACAAGTGGAATATACCGTTAATGTATTGAAAAGCCTGTAA